The following nucleotide sequence is from Triticum dicoccoides isolate Atlit2015 ecotype Zavitan chromosome 7B, WEW_v2.0, whole genome shotgun sequence.
agtcgacttccaccaaagcgaaatccatcatctcatcgaaagacgggacacctccgcctctatcagcttcctagttgcaatggctccacgaccaagcctttcactatgacatctgtcgtgacaatttcaCGACAGAAAGGAAAAAAACCTGTGCTCCGAGTTCGTTTTCTCGTCCATTTTTTTTATGAAAAGAAAGTTcatcaaaatctatcaacatgagatctagtttgaaGATCTCGACACGAAGAATTCAACGGTGAAAGcgattcgagatttggacgcacggtttaagagataaaacattttgataaACGAATttacgaaaaaaggaaaaaactcACATGTCGCGAGAATAGTGCGACAATTAAAATTAAAGTAATCTTCACAACGAATACTCGTGATTTCGCTTTTGCCCTCGTGAATCAGTCCCAATAAAGCCCGCGCGGCCCCGAGCCCACCTTATCGCCAGTCACCACCAACCCCCAAAAGTTCTTCCGCTCCCGACGACCGCCATGGCCGCGCAGAGCCTCCTCTTtgccgccgccgcgcctctcttCCAGGTTCCTGCCTCTGCCCGCCCTTTCCAGTCGCTCCGAATTGTCTCCACTCCAGgaggcgccaccgccgccgccagggcgctcgtcgtcgccgacgccaccAAGAAGGCAGTCGCGGTGCTCAAGGGCACCTCCCAGGTCGAGGGCGTCGTCACGCTCACCCAGGAAGACGACGGTGCGTGCGCTCCACTTTCTCTTCATTCTCTGTCCGCCTCTGTCTTATACTCTTATCATCTGTTTACCACCTGTTGACTGTCCAGAAGCTTCGCCAGTTGCCTTTGCCTGGACACACGGCGAATTTGCCTCTTCTTACAGCATACTCGTTCTTGCGAACTTAAATCTGAACTCTTCCATAGTACATTTCAATAAAATATATCTGAACTCTTCTTTCGTTACAAGCATTGCATATGACTAAATCTAGCTGCAATCGAACGGAGTATTTTTGTAGGGAAAGTACCTTGGTAACTTTTACTTTTCAGTTCAAATACCAGACAAATAGTGTGCCGAgcttagatgatggattgctaaggccgttgctgtacaaatcctaacTGAAATATCCGTTAAATCTCAAGCATCAGCGTCACTGCAAATACATTTAAAAGGGTAATACGGTTGTATCTTACTTCTCTATTTACTCTTCTAACTGCTTTCCTATAGCAGGTCCCACGACGGTGAACGTTCGTATCACTGGACTTGCTCCTGGACTTCATGGCTTCCACCTCGTGAGTCTTGTTCCTTGAGTACCTCTGTTTTGTATTTGTTGGTCCGTAAGAATGACATGATCATTCATTTTGCAGCATGAGTTCGGTGACACGACTAATGGGTGCATATCAACAGGTATGAGTACACATAATTTTTCAGTGAGATAAAATAGTACAATACTATCAAGCTTTTTGTTCCCTGTTTATTGCTTCGAAGGTTTTTTCTCGTTGCAAGATCCCATCAAATACAAAAGATACTAATAGACAAGCCTTTGGCTGTCAGAGGAAATTGCGTAGGTAAAAGTAATATATATGCAGTAGAAACAATATATTGATAGAAACCACTGCATCCACAGGAAATGCTAGATTGTGATAATGTTCTGCATAACATTGAATCCACTGCATCTTTTTTTTAGCTTGAATCCTCTGTATCCGAATAATGCACAGACAAACAAATCACACTTAACATGGATCGGTGATGGTAAAGCTATGCAATGGTAGAAAGAAATATCACTTCACTCTTCAGTTTCATTCATACCGTAAGCGTAGTCAGTTTATTTCCCTTATCATAGACTCATTTTGGCTTATATACAACGATCTAATCACAATTCTAAAACCTGAGAGGCCTTACTGATAGATCATAAGAAGCTCAATCGAAACATGGAAATTGCAAAATATCATAGAAAACTGTCAGCCTCCTTGCTATGTTGGGCTGTTAGTGAGGGGCTGGGCCCAGCCGGCCCGTTACAACAGCGACTACAAGTACGAGGGCCAAGGGACAGACGAGGCATCCAGTGGATCAACGaacccggcggcggcggctcttCCCCTACCTCCAGCTCTCTCCCTTCCTCTTTCTCAGTTCCTTGTAATGGCTACTCTGTCATCGAATCCTCTATATGTAGTGAGTAATCGAGAGATCCATAGTGTGTCCCTAACATCTGGTATACAGAGCCAGGCACCACCCTTCCCACTCAATTTCCCCCAATTTTTCTCTCAATTCCATTGGCGACGACGCCATGCCGGCTGTCAAACCACCAGAGTGGGATGCAATGTTTGCCAATGAGCAGCTGTTGTGGTATCTCAAGCAATTATGCGCTCAGGCGAAGGAGGTGAGCTCTGTGTTGGGGCTTGCACGGGTGGGTGATCCTCCCATGGCCAGCCCGCTTGTCGATCCGGCGGCCTCAACCACGACGCATGCCTCGTCGGCGCCCGCCCCCGACGTCCCCAGCTCCACCACCAAGGCCCAGGGGAGATCCCCCCGGTCGCCCATGATGCAGCCCCGGTGTGCATCGCGATGGTGCCCATCACGTGTTCGACGGAGTGCTCGACCCAGGTCGACACCACCAACAACGT
It contains:
- the LOC119337278 gene encoding superoxide dismutase [Cu-Zn], chloroplastic, which translates into the protein MAAQSLLFAAAAPLFQVPASARPFQSLRIVSTPGGATAAARALVVADATKKAVAVLKGTSQVEGVVTLTQEDDGPTTVNVRITGLAPGLHGFHLHEFGDTTNGCISTGPHFNPNGLTHGAPEDEVRHAGDLGNIVANAEGVAETTIVDSQIPLTGPNAVVGRAFVVHELEDDLGKGGHELSLSTGNAGGRLACGVVGLTPL